The following coding sequences lie in one Alosa alosa isolate M-15738 ecotype Scorff River chromosome 21, AALO_Geno_1.1, whole genome shotgun sequence genomic window:
- the ergic1 gene encoding endoplasmic reticulum-Golgi intermediate compartment protein 1 codes for MTFDVRRFDIYRKVPKDLTQPTYTGAFISICCCVFMLFLFLSELTGFIATEIVNELYVDDPDKDSGGKIDVSVNISLPNLHCDLVGLDIQDEMGRHEVGHIENSMKVPLNNGYGCRFEGEFSINKVPGNFHISTHSATAQPQNPDMTHIIHKLAFGEKLQVQNVQGAFNALGGANRLESNALASHDYILKIVPTVYEDLSGRQRFSYQYTVANKEYVAYSHTGRIIPAIWFRYDLSPITVKYTERRQPFYRFITTICAIIGGTFTVAGIIDSCIFTASEAWKKIQLGKLS; via the exons CCTACCTACACTGGAGCCTTCA TCTCAATATGCTGCTGTGTCTTCatgctcttcctcttcctctcggAGCTGACTGGATTCATAGCCACAGAAAT aGTAAATGAATTGTATGTGGATGACCCCGATAAAGACAGTGGGGGGAAGATTGATGTGAGTGTAAACATCAGTTTGCCAAACTTGCACTGTGATT TGGTGGGACTGGACATCCAGGACGAAATGGGCCGCCATGAGGTAGGCCACATCGAGAACTCCATGAAGGTGCCCCTCAACAACGGCTACGGCTGCCGCTTCGAAGGAGAGTTCAGCATCAACAAG GTACCTGGAAACTtccacatctccacacacagtGCAACGGCCCAGCCCCAAAACCCTGACATGACCCATATCATTCACAAACTGGCCTTTGGTGAAAAGCTGCAG GTACAAAATGTCCAAGGGGCCTTCAACGCATTAGGGGGGGCAAACCGCCTAGAATCGAACG CCCTCGCCTCCCATGATTACATTCTGAAGATTGTCCCAACGGTGTATGAGGACTTGTCGGGGAGGCAGCGCTTCTCCTATCAGTACACAGTAGCCAACAAG GAATATGTAGCCTACAGCCACACAGGAAGGATCATCCCGGCTATCTGGTTTCGCTATGACCTCAGCCCCATCACCGTTAAGTACACCGAACGGAGGCAGCCCTTTTACCGGTTCATCACCACA aTTTGTGCCATCATCGGCGGGACGTTCACCGTGGCGGGCATCATCGACTCGTGTATATTCACCGCCTCCGAGGCATGGAAGAAGATCCAGCTGGGCAAACTGTCATGA